In one Bradyrhizobium cosmicum genomic region, the following are encoded:
- a CDS encoding VOC family protein — protein MEITALGYVGINSTQLDQWGRMATGLLGMQQVDRGGKMRAFRMDDRKQRLIVDGSSDAGLAVMGWEVPSTAELDRLAGRLERHGVKVTRGSRALADERHVAELIGFEDPAGNWLEAFCKPELASEPFKPGRPISGFRTGALGMGHVVLNVEDVEPLLPFYRDVLGFHVSDFGLKPYGLYFFHVNGRHHSFAMVGSGRKALHHFMVELGSLDDVGQGYDLAQMDDGRVAYTLGRHTNDHMTSFYVNTPSGFFIEYGWGARVIDPETWQPHETFDGPSLWGHERLYMPEEQRKRLRDMRLDAAARGVRVADPRVPPLNCAWLDQVVARE, from the coding sequence ATGGAAATCACCGCACTCGGCTATGTCGGGATCAACTCGACCCAGCTCGATCAGTGGGGCCGGATGGCGACCGGACTGCTCGGCATGCAGCAGGTTGATCGCGGCGGCAAGATGCGTGCGTTCCGCATGGACGATCGCAAGCAGCGGTTGATCGTCGACGGCAGCAGCGATGCCGGGCTCGCGGTGATGGGATGGGAAGTGCCCTCGACCGCCGAGCTCGACCGTCTCGCCGGCCGCCTGGAACGCCACGGCGTGAAGGTGACGCGCGGCTCGCGCGCGCTCGCCGACGAGCGCCATGTCGCCGAACTGATCGGGTTCGAGGACCCCGCCGGCAACTGGCTCGAGGCCTTCTGCAAGCCGGAGCTCGCGAGCGAACCCTTCAAGCCGGGACGGCCGATCTCGGGTTTTCGCACGGGCGCGCTCGGCATGGGCCATGTCGTGCTCAACGTCGAGGACGTCGAGCCGCTGCTGCCGTTCTACCGCGATGTGCTCGGCTTCCACGTCTCCGACTTTGGCCTGAAGCCCTATGGGCTGTATTTCTTCCACGTGAACGGCCGGCACCACAGCTTTGCGATGGTCGGCTCGGGACGAAAGGCGCTGCACCATTTCATGGTCGAGCTCGGCAGCCTCGACGATGTCGGGCAGGGCTACGACCTCGCGCAGATGGACGATGGCCGCGTTGCCTATACGCTGGGCCGGCACACCAACGATCACATGACGTCGTTCTACGTGAACACGCCGTCGGGTTTCTTCATAGAGTATGGCTGGGGTGCGCGCGTGATCGATCCCGAAACGTGGCAGCCGCACGAGACTTTTGACGGACCGTCGCTGTGGGGCCACGAGCGGCTGTACATGCCGGAAGAGCAGCGCAAGCGCCTGCGCGACATGCGGCTGGATGCGGCCGCGCGCGGTGTCCGCGTCGCCGATCCGCGCGTGCCGCCGCTGAACTGTGCGTGGCTCGACCAGGTGGTCGCACGCGAATGA
- a CDS encoding DNA-binding transcriptional regulator, which translates to MSKERTRADRPRQSEGVRAFKRGLDVLQEVNRSGGIRAGDVARALDLPRPTVYRLLETLEELGYVARSASDDRFRVTRLALSLGDGYDPGVVICQAAAPFLAELSKTLVWPVDLSTYENAAMVVQETTHSRSPLSIDRGMIGKRLPMLRTSAGRAYLAACPARERDLIVGHLRRIDEADDRPFLDDTRLDRMIAETAARGYAIRSEGEYNPKTASIAVPIMRNGAVFGCISIIWIRSALGIEEAVAQFVGPMRDASEAIPVSP; encoded by the coding sequence GTGTCCAAGGAGCGGACGCGTGCCGATCGGCCGCGGCAGTCGGAGGGCGTCCGCGCCTTCAAGCGCGGGCTGGACGTGCTGCAGGAGGTCAACCGCTCCGGCGGCATCCGCGCCGGCGACGTCGCCCGCGCGCTCGACCTGCCTCGCCCGACCGTCTATCGCCTGCTCGAGACGCTGGAGGAACTCGGCTATGTCGCGCGCAGCGCCAGCGACGACCGCTTTCGCGTCACGCGGCTCGCGCTCAGTCTCGGCGACGGTTACGATCCTGGCGTGGTGATCTGCCAGGCGGCTGCGCCTTTTCTCGCCGAACTCAGCAAGACCCTGGTCTGGCCGGTCGATCTGTCGACTTACGAGAACGCCGCGATGGTGGTGCAGGAGACCACCCATTCGCGCAGCCCGCTTTCGATCGACCGCGGCATGATCGGCAAGCGCCTGCCGATGCTGCGGACGTCCGCGGGCCGCGCCTATCTCGCCGCCTGCCCGGCGCGCGAGCGCGACCTGATCGTCGGTCATCTGCGCCGGATCGACGAGGCCGACGACCGCCCCTTCCTCGACGATACCCGCCTCGACCGCATGATCGCGGAAACCGCAGCGCGCGGCTACGCTATCCGCAGCGAGGGCGAGTACAATCCCAAGACGGCCTCGATCGCGGTCCCCATCATGCGCAACGGCGCCGTGTTCGGCTGCATCTCCATCATCTGGATCCGCTCGGCCCTGGGGATCGAGGAAGCGGTGGCACAGTTCGTCGGCCCGATGCGCGATGCGTCCGAAGCGATCCCGGTCAGTCCCTAG
- a CDS encoding MBL fold metallo-hydrolase produces MLKALLRAGLLLLAFTTSALAEPIKVTLLGTGVPTPRPSSFSASTLVEAGSEKLLFDLGRGSTMQLYKLKIPLGAITANFITHMHSDHLVGLPDMWLTGWLATPWASRKGPMKLYGPKGTVAMTENLTRAFADDIRIRIDDEHLEPAAIAFAAKDIEPGRVYDSNGVKVTAIEVNHGDKIKPSFGYVIEYDGHKVVLSGDTKYDERIARAAEGADLLIHEVAVIEPELLVRNPVYKDIGAHHTSPEEAGRIFASARPKLAIYSHIVFGTVKPAPDIPEEPLILRTRTEYKGPLLVGRDMMSFRIGDTVEAFAPGGARLEP; encoded by the coding sequence ATGCTCAAGGCTCTCTTGCGGGCCGGCCTCCTGCTGCTCGCGTTCACAACATCTGCCTTGGCCGAACCGATCAAGGTGACGCTGCTCGGCACCGGCGTGCCGACGCCGCGGCCGTCCAGCTTCAGCGCCTCGACGCTGGTCGAGGCAGGAAGCGAAAAGCTGCTGTTCGATCTCGGCCGCGGTTCGACCATGCAGCTCTACAAGCTGAAGATTCCGCTCGGTGCGATCACGGCGAACTTCATCACCCATATGCATTCCGACCACCTCGTCGGGCTTCCCGACATGTGGCTGACCGGCTGGCTCGCCACGCCCTGGGCCTCGCGCAAGGGGCCGATGAAGCTCTACGGCCCCAAGGGCACCGTGGCGATGACGGAGAACCTGACCAGGGCATTCGCCGACGACATCCGGATTCGCATCGACGACGAGCACCTCGAGCCCGCGGCGATCGCCTTTGCGGCGAAGGATATCGAGCCCGGGCGCGTCTATGACAGCAACGGTGTGAAGGTCACCGCAATCGAGGTCAATCACGGCGACAAAATCAAGCCGTCGTTCGGCTACGTCATTGAATATGACGGCCACAAGGTCGTGCTGTCGGGCGACACCAAATATGACGAGCGCATCGCCAGGGCGGCCGAAGGCGCCGATCTGCTCATCCACGAAGTGGCTGTCATCGAGCCGGAACTGCTGGTCAGGAATCCCGTCTACAAGGACATCGGTGCCCACCATACTTCGCCGGAGGAAGCCGGCCGCATCTTTGCGTCCGCCAGGCCGAAGCTGGCTATCTACTCCCACATCGTGTTCGGCACGGTGAAACCGGCGCCCGACATTCCGGAGGAGCCGCTGATCCTGCGCACGCGAACGGAGTACAAGGGGCCGCTTCTCGTCGGCCGGGACATGATGTCGTTCAGGATCGGCGACACGGTGGAGGCGTTCGCGCCCGGCGGTGCCAGGCTCGAGCCGTAA
- a CDS encoding ABC transporter substrate-binding protein, producing the protein MLRSMLGVCLAVQLCAAPALAADINVGIILSATGPAAAIGNAERNGTLFGPTEIAGKKVNYLFLDEASDSTAAVAALRKLYQESKIDILVGPTSTPGSFAAIDPAVEYRLPMITLAPVNALVAPVDARRRWIFKTTTNDDHEATPLFANMRKTGVKKLALIGFGDSYGDAWSKVSADMCAAAGIELVADEKYARTDTTVVGQILKVIAARPDAVLIAASGAPAALPLLQLREKGYEGQIYGTLGATFGDFRKLTGVQGDGIFVPLSPAVGAASFPDDYPAKKAALEFIQRYEAKFGPGSRNIFAGSAYDALLLIERAVPAALKAGEPGTAEFREGLRSAIEGLKGVAGSRGVYNYGPNDHTGLDQSALTLGKLDKGEWIAVR; encoded by the coding sequence ATGCTGCGATCTATGCTGGGCGTGTGCCTTGCGGTGCAACTGTGTGCGGCGCCGGCGCTCGCTGCCGATATCAATGTCGGGATCATCCTGTCGGCTACCGGACCTGCCGCAGCGATCGGCAATGCCGAGCGGAACGGTACGCTTTTCGGCCCGACCGAGATTGCCGGCAAGAAGGTCAACTATCTCTTCCTTGACGAGGCGTCCGACAGTACCGCGGCGGTCGCCGCGCTGCGGAAGCTCTACCAGGAGAGCAAGATAGACATCCTTGTCGGACCGACCTCGACGCCGGGCTCCTTTGCCGCGATCGATCCGGCGGTCGAATACAGGCTGCCGATGATCACGCTGGCGCCCGTCAACGCACTGGTCGCCCCGGTCGATGCCAGGCGGCGCTGGATTTTCAAGACCACGACCAATGACGATCACGAAGCCACGCCTCTGTTTGCGAACATGAGGAAGACCGGCGTCAAGAAGCTCGCGCTGATCGGCTTTGGCGACTCCTACGGCGATGCCTGGAGCAAGGTCAGCGCCGACATGTGCGCGGCCGCCGGCATCGAGCTCGTCGCCGACGAGAAATATGCACGGACAGATACCACGGTCGTTGGGCAGATCCTCAAGGTCATCGCGGCGCGGCCCGATGCAGTTCTGATTGCGGCCTCGGGCGCACCGGCGGCCCTTCCGCTGCTGCAATTGCGGGAGAAAGGATATGAAGGGCAGATCTACGGCACGCTCGGCGCCACATTCGGTGATTTCCGCAAACTGACCGGCGTGCAGGGCGACGGCATTTTCGTGCCGCTGAGCCCGGCAGTGGGCGCGGCGTCTTTCCCGGACGACTATCCGGCCAAGAAGGCGGCGCTCGAGTTCATCCAGCGCTACGAGGCCAAATTCGGGCCCGGCAGCCGCAACATCTTTGCGGGCTCGGCCTATGACGCACTGCTTCTGATCGAGCGTGCGGTGCCTGCGGCGTTGAAGGCGGGAGAGCCCGGAACGGCGGAATTTCGGGAAGGTTTGCGGAGCGCGATCGAGGGGCTCAAGGGCGTTGCTGGATCGCGCGGTGTCTACAATTACGGGCCGAACGACCACACCGGACTGGACCAGAGTGCGCTGACGCTCGGCAAGCTCGACAAGGGCGAATGGATCGCAGTGCGCTGA
- a CDS encoding response regulator transcription factor has protein sequence MSAADATILLVDDHSVVREGYRSVLQKQPGLRVIAEAADGAEAYRLFKSEAPDLVIMDLSMPGIGGIEAIRRIRQWDKAARILVFTMHQNAGFAVQAIRAGARGYVTKMSPPETLVRAVMDVLAGKIAISPDIDHELALSRLAGESSAADVLTPREFEVLRLLLAEKTTDEIAETLHVSPKTVANLHSLIKDKLGVGSDIELVRLALRQGLLTQVDLGEA, from the coding sequence ATGAGCGCGGCCGACGCGACGATTCTGCTGGTCGACGACCACTCCGTCGTCCGCGAGGGTTATCGCTCGGTGCTCCAGAAGCAGCCGGGACTTCGCGTCATCGCCGAGGCCGCCGACGGCGCCGAGGCCTATCGCCTGTTCAAGTCCGAGGCACCCGACCTCGTCATCATGGATCTGAGCATGCCCGGGATCGGCGGCATCGAGGCCATCAGGCGCATCCGGCAATGGGACAAGGCGGCAAGGATCCTGGTCTTCACCATGCACCAGAATGCCGGATTCGCAGTGCAGGCGATCCGCGCCGGCGCGAGAGGTTATGTCACCAAGATGAGCCCGCCGGAGACGTTGGTGCGCGCGGTGATGGACGTGCTCGCCGGCAAGATCGCCATCAGCCCCGACATCGACCACGAGCTTGCGCTCAGCCGCCTTGCTGGCGAAAGCTCGGCCGCCGACGTGCTCACGCCGCGCGAATTCGAGGTGCTGCGGCTGCTGCTGGCCGAAAAGACGACCGACGAGATCGCCGAGACGCTGCACGTCAGCCCGAAGACGGTGGCGAATCTGCATTCGCTGATCAAGGACAAGCTCGGCGTCGGCTCCGACATCGAGCTGGTCCGGCTGGCGCTGCGGCAGGGACTGTTGACGCAGGTCGATCTCGGCGAGGCCTGA
- a CDS encoding cytochrome P450 — translation MPVTECPVYDVDLYSDEVLRQPYQHYRALRDLGAAVWLPRNGLYAVGRFEDVRAALRSPVLFSSAQGVAANDHVNEMSKGTTLASDAPLHDRLRAIIAAPLLPRALEQIGPEIRAEARRLVEDLVSRGRFDAVTDLAQHLPLTIVSKLVGLEDYGRGSMLRWASATFNVLGAMNDRGCAAMTDVQEMRHYLGGSGIRERLRPGSWGERIFEAADRGEVEAERCPVLMRDYLGPSLDTTIFATANLILLFGTYPDQWDLVRKDPALIPGAINEALRLESPIRGFTRHLTDNATIGDVTVPNASRVLLLYASANRDERKWEDPERFDVRRRASDHLGFGNGTHMCVGLHLARLEMTALLEVLVEKVRHFDIGEPMLALNNVLRGLASLPVRVS, via the coding sequence ATGCCCGTAACGGAGTGTCCGGTCTACGACGTCGATCTCTACAGCGACGAGGTCCTGCGCCAACCCTATCAGCACTATCGCGCGCTGCGCGATCTGGGCGCGGCGGTCTGGCTTCCGCGCAACGGACTCTACGCGGTCGGCCGTTTCGAGGACGTCCGGGCAGCTTTACGCAGCCCCGTCCTGTTCTCCTCCGCGCAAGGCGTTGCCGCCAACGACCACGTCAACGAGATGTCGAAAGGCACGACGCTCGCGAGCGATGCGCCGCTGCACGACCGGTTGCGTGCGATCATCGCGGCGCCCTTGCTGCCGAGAGCGCTGGAGCAGATCGGCCCGGAGATCAGGGCCGAGGCGCGGCGGCTCGTTGAGGATCTCGTCAGCCGGGGGCGGTTCGACGCCGTGACAGACCTGGCACAGCATCTGCCGCTGACCATCGTCTCCAAGCTCGTGGGTCTGGAGGACTATGGGCGCGGCAGCATGCTGCGATGGGCCTCGGCGACGTTCAATGTGCTCGGTGCGATGAATGACCGCGGCTGCGCGGCGATGACCGACGTGCAGGAGATGCGTCACTATCTCGGCGGCTCCGGGATCCGCGAGCGCTTGCGGCCGGGCAGTTGGGGCGAGCGGATTTTCGAGGCTGCAGACCGCGGAGAAGTCGAGGCGGAGCGCTGCCCGGTCCTGATGCGTGATTATCTGGGGCCGAGTCTCGACACCACGATCTTTGCGACGGCCAACCTGATCCTTTTGTTCGGGACATATCCCGATCAATGGGATCTGGTGCGGAAGGACCCGGCGCTGATCCCGGGCGCGATCAACGAGGCACTGCGCCTGGAATCGCCGATTCGAGGATTTACGCGACATCTGACCGACAACGCGACGATCGGGGACGTAACCGTCCCAAACGCAAGCCGCGTGCTGCTACTCTATGCATCAGCCAATCGCGACGAGCGGAAGTGGGAGGACCCGGAACGCTTCGATGTGCGCCGTCGTGCCAGCGATCATCTCGGGTTCGGCAATGGCACGCATATGTGCGTGGGCCTGCATCTGGCCCGGTTGGAGATGACCGCGCTTCTCGAAGTTCTGGTCGAGAAGGTGCGGCACTTCGATATCGGCGAGCCCATGCTGGCGCTCAACAACGTGCTGCGGGGCCTCGCATCCTTGCCCGTGCGGGTGAGCTAG